One part of the Gadus macrocephalus chromosome 8, ASM3116895v1 genome encodes these proteins:
- the lpin2 gene encoding phosphatidate phosphatase LPIN2 isoform X3, giving the protein MVTGVIRLTNTMNYVGQLAGQVLVTVKELYKGINQATLSGCIDVVVVRQRDGTYQCSPFHVRFGKLGVMRSKEKVIDIEINGEPVELHMKLGDNGEAFFVQETEQLNQIVPAHLVTSPIPTEGHLIWINEVERRAAQQQQHLEDDPADPEDAPEPHHPTSTSGTTKKKKRRRKKHKGDPRREELTPPMALVSANAAANAAANAAANVPAPAPAATTSSGQTEEIFEMELSSDEETAVLTHASRSPSMTTMRDIDPKLPAARHNLDSYPFSDGDWSNADGLSQAFSPKSDSELLVKSSVSMLRAESHMQWTWGEFPEATRAPKKERYELPKTVTITPSESTHFRVILSSEAMQSELEPGPPKMIASGIGGGGDRPACAIIKPQPRTPTSATVGPVVRSSTPVDVQPPLKPTEPPEALPPGVTTSTPINVSGSPGMAQMAGDAGDASSKCDSPSKKKGVPKRSQHQGPEDIYLDDLCVLDPDVAARYFPKSEAEAATKHWMDSEMGSGSQSPQSVGSAAADSGTECLSDSAGDLPDVTLSLCGGLSENAEISKEKFMEHIITYQEFAESPAIIDNPNLVVKIANRYYNWTLAAPLILSMQAFQKNLPKATEEAWVKEKMPKKSGRWWFWRKRADSTVKQSEAKLESKEESQMEGEGRPSLSQEQKLAMQPKAGDSSSDEESKEVSAASCPERLQGQGEAHVHPSPHAYRKSLRLSSSQIASLKLKEGPNDVTFSITTQYQGTCRCEGTIYLWNWDDKVIISDIDGTITKSDVFGQILPQLGKDWTHQGIAKLYHSVAENGYKFLYCSARAIGMADMTRGYLQWVNDEGTILPRGPLMLSPSSLFSAFHREVIEKKPEIFKIECLTDIKNLFLHNKQPFHAAFGNRTNDVFAYKEVGVPVCRIFTVNPKGELIQEQTRGNKTSYCRLSELVEHVFPLLNKEQNQAFSMPEYSSFCYWRQPIPDINPDEHL; this is encoded by the exons ATCGACATTGAAATCAACGGGGAGCCGGTGGAGCTGCACATGAAGCTGGGGGACAACGGCGAGGCCTTCTTCGTCCAGGAGACGGAGCAACTCAAC CAGATCGTGCCGGCCCACCTGGTCACGTCCCCCATCCCCACGGAGGGCCACCTGATCTGGATCAACGAGGTGGAGCGCCGCGcggcgcagcagcagcagcacctggaGGACGACCCCGCCGACCCCGAGGACGCCCCCgagccccaccaccccaccagcaCCTCGGGCAccaccaagaagaagaagaggcggaGGAAAAAGCACAAGGGAGACCCCCGCCGCGAGGAGCTGACTCCGCCCATGGCCCTCGTCTCGGCTAACGCTGCTGCTAACGCTGCTGCTAACGCTGCTGCTAACGTTCCCGCTCCGGCTCCTGCTGCTACGACCTCCAGCGGTCAGACTGAGGAGATCTTTGAGATGGAGCTGAGCTCGGACGAAGAGACGGCTGTTCTGACCCACGCCTCCAG GTCGCCATCGATGACCACGATGCGGGACATCGACCCCAAGTTGCCTGCAGCCAGACACAACCTAGACAGCTACCCCTTCTCCGACGGAGACTGGTCCAACGCTGATGG gcTGTCGCAGGCTTTTTCCCCCAAGAGTGACTCTGAGCTCCTGGTGAAGTCGTCGGTGAGCATGCTGCGTGCCGAGTCCCACATGCAGTGGACCTGGGGAGAGTTCCCTGAAGCCACCAGG GCGCCCAAGAAGGAGCGGTACGAGCTCCCCAAAACGGTGACCATCACGCCGTCCGAGAGCACCCACTTCCGGGTCATCCTCAGCTCCGAGGCGATGCAGAGCGAGTTGGAGCCGGGGCCCCCCAAGATGATCGCCAGTGgcatcggcggcggcggcgaccggCCCGCCTGCGCCATCATCAAGCCCCAGCCGCGCACCCCCACGAGCGCCACCGTCGGGCCCGTCGTGCGCTCCTCCACCCCGGTCGACGTGCAGCCCCCCCTGAAGCCCACGGAGCCCCCGGAGGCCCTGCCCCCCGGCGTGACCACGTCCACCCCCATCAACGTCTCGGGCAGCCCGGGCATGGCCCAGATGGCAGGAGACGCGGGGGACGCGAGCTCAAAGTGTGACTCGCCTTCCAAGAAGAAAG GCGTCCCTAAGAGAAGCCAGCACCAGGGCCCTGAAGATATCTACCTAGACGACCTGTGCGTACTTGATCCAGACGTGGCTGCACGCTATTTCCCTAAAAG TGAGGCGGAGGCAGCCACCAAGCACTGGATGGACTCCGAGATGGGCTCGGGCTCCCAGTCCCCCCAGTCGGTGGgcagcgccgccgccgacaGCGGCACCGAGTGTCTCTCCGACTCAGCCGGCGACCTCCCGGACGTCACCCTGTCCCTGTGCGGAGGCCTGAGCGAGAACGCCGAGATATCCAAAG aAAAATTCATGGAGCATATCATCACGTATCAGGAGTTTGCTGAGAGTCCAGCCATCATCGACAACCCTAACCTGGTCGTGAAGATCGCCAATAG ATATTACAACTGGACGCTTGCTGCACCACTGATCCTAAGCATGCAAGCATTTCAGAAGAATTTGCCAAAG GCGACCGAGGAGGCCTGGGTGAAGGAGAAGATGCCAAAGAAGTCTGGCCGCTGGTGGTTCTGGAGGAAGAGGGCCGACAGCACCGTCAAGCAG TCTGAGGCCAAGCTGGAGTCCAAGGAGGAGTCccagatggagggggagggccgGCCCTCCCTGTCCCAGGAGCAGAAGCTGGCCATGCA GCCCAAAGCCGGGGACTCGTCCAGCGACGAGGAGTCCAAGGAGGTGAGCGCCGCCTCCTGCCCAGAGAGGCTGCAGGGTCAGGGGGAGGCCCACGTGCACCCCAGCCCCCACGCCTACCGCAAGTCCCTACGCCTCTCCTCCAGCCAGATC GCCAGCCTGAAGCTGAAGGAAGGGCCCAACGACGTGACGTTCAGCATCACCACGCAGTACCAGGGCACCTGCCGCTGCGAGGGCACCATCTACCTGTGGAACTGGGACGACAAGGTCATCATCTCCGACATCGACGGCACCATCACCAA gtcTGACGTCTTTGGCCAGATTCTGCCACAGCTGGGCAAAGACTGGACCCACCAGGGCATCGCCAAGCTGTACCACTCAGTCGCAGA GAACGGCTACAAGTTCCTGTACTGCTCGGCGCGCGCCATCGGCATGGCGGACATGACGCGCGGCTACCTCCAGTGGGTCAACGACGAGGGCACCATCCTGCCCCGGGGCCCGTTGATGCTGTCTCCCAGCAGCCTCTTCTCTGCCTTCCACAG gGAGGTGATCGAGAAGAAGCCGGAGATCTTCAAGATCGAGTGCCTCACGGACATCAAGAACCTGTTCCTCCACAACAAGCAGCCGTTCCACGCCGCCTTCGGGAACCGGACCAAC GACGTCTTCGCCTACAAGGAGGTGGGGGTTCCTGTGTGCCGCATCTTCACCGTCAACCCCAAGGGGGAGCTGATCCAGGAGCAGACCCGGGGGAACAAGACCTC CTACTGCCGACTGAGTGAGCTGGTGGAGCATGTTTTCCCGCTGCTGAACAAGGAGCAGAACCAAGCGTTCTCCATGCCAGAGTACAGCTCCTTCTGTTACTGGCGCCAGCCCATACCTGACATCAACCCCGACGAGCATCTCTGA
- the lpin2 gene encoding phosphatidate phosphatase LPIN2 isoform X4 — protein sequence MNYVGQLAGQVLVTVKELYKGINQATLSGCIDVVVVRQRDGTYQCSPFHVRFGKLGVMRSKEKVIDIEINGEPVELHMKLGDNGEAFFVQETEQLNQIVPAHLVTSPIPTEGHLIWINEVERRAAQQQQHLEDDPADPEDAPEPHHPTSTSGTTKKKKRRRKKHKGDPRREELTPPMALVSANAAANAAANAAANVPAPAPAATTSSGQTEEIFEMELSSDEETAVLTHASRSPSMTTMRDIDPKLPAARHNLDSYPFSDGDWSNADGLSQAFSPKSDSELLVKSSVSMLRAESHMQWTWGEFPEATRAPKKERYELPKTVTITPSESTHFRVILSSEAMQSELEPGPPKMIASGIGGGGDRPACAIIKPQPRTPTSATVGPVVRSSTPVDVQPPLKPTEPPEALPPGVTTSTPINVSGSPGMAQMAGDAGDASSKCDSPSKKKGVPKRSQHQGPEDIYLDDLCVLDPDVAARYFPKSEAEAATKHWMDSEMGSGSQSPQSVGSAAADSGTECLSDSAGDLPDVTLSLCGGLSENAEISKEKFMEHIITYQEFAESPAIIDNPNLVVKIANRYYNWTLAAPLILSMQAFQKNLPKATEEAWVKEKMPKKSGRWWFWRKRADSTVKQSEAKLESKEESQMEGEGRPSLSQEQKLAMQPKAGDSSSDEESKEVSAASCPERLQGQGEAHVHPSPHAYRKSLRLSSSQIASLKLKEGPNDVTFSITTQYQGTCRCEGTIYLWNWDDKVIISDIDGTITKSDVFGQILPQLGKDWTHQGIAKLYHSVAENGYKFLYCSARAIGMADMTRGYLQWVNDEGTILPRGPLMLSPSSLFSAFHREVIEKKPEIFKIECLTDIKNLFLHNKQPFHAAFGNRTNDVFAYKEVGVPVCRIFTVNPKGELIQEQTRGNKTSYCRLSELVEHVFPLLNKEQNQAFSMPEYSSFCYWRQPIPDINPDEHL from the exons ATCGACATTGAAATCAACGGGGAGCCGGTGGAGCTGCACATGAAGCTGGGGGACAACGGCGAGGCCTTCTTCGTCCAGGAGACGGAGCAACTCAAC CAGATCGTGCCGGCCCACCTGGTCACGTCCCCCATCCCCACGGAGGGCCACCTGATCTGGATCAACGAGGTGGAGCGCCGCGcggcgcagcagcagcagcacctggaGGACGACCCCGCCGACCCCGAGGACGCCCCCgagccccaccaccccaccagcaCCTCGGGCAccaccaagaagaagaagaggcggaGGAAAAAGCACAAGGGAGACCCCCGCCGCGAGGAGCTGACTCCGCCCATGGCCCTCGTCTCGGCTAACGCTGCTGCTAACGCTGCTGCTAACGCTGCTGCTAACGTTCCCGCTCCGGCTCCTGCTGCTACGACCTCCAGCGGTCAGACTGAGGAGATCTTTGAGATGGAGCTGAGCTCGGACGAAGAGACGGCTGTTCTGACCCACGCCTCCAG GTCGCCATCGATGACCACGATGCGGGACATCGACCCCAAGTTGCCTGCAGCCAGACACAACCTAGACAGCTACCCCTTCTCCGACGGAGACTGGTCCAACGCTGATGG gcTGTCGCAGGCTTTTTCCCCCAAGAGTGACTCTGAGCTCCTGGTGAAGTCGTCGGTGAGCATGCTGCGTGCCGAGTCCCACATGCAGTGGACCTGGGGAGAGTTCCCTGAAGCCACCAGG GCGCCCAAGAAGGAGCGGTACGAGCTCCCCAAAACGGTGACCATCACGCCGTCCGAGAGCACCCACTTCCGGGTCATCCTCAGCTCCGAGGCGATGCAGAGCGAGTTGGAGCCGGGGCCCCCCAAGATGATCGCCAGTGgcatcggcggcggcggcgaccggCCCGCCTGCGCCATCATCAAGCCCCAGCCGCGCACCCCCACGAGCGCCACCGTCGGGCCCGTCGTGCGCTCCTCCACCCCGGTCGACGTGCAGCCCCCCCTGAAGCCCACGGAGCCCCCGGAGGCCCTGCCCCCCGGCGTGACCACGTCCACCCCCATCAACGTCTCGGGCAGCCCGGGCATGGCCCAGATGGCAGGAGACGCGGGGGACGCGAGCTCAAAGTGTGACTCGCCTTCCAAGAAGAAAG GCGTCCCTAAGAGAAGCCAGCACCAGGGCCCTGAAGATATCTACCTAGACGACCTGTGCGTACTTGATCCAGACGTGGCTGCACGCTATTTCCCTAAAAG TGAGGCGGAGGCAGCCACCAAGCACTGGATGGACTCCGAGATGGGCTCGGGCTCCCAGTCCCCCCAGTCGGTGGgcagcgccgccgccgacaGCGGCACCGAGTGTCTCTCCGACTCAGCCGGCGACCTCCCGGACGTCACCCTGTCCCTGTGCGGAGGCCTGAGCGAGAACGCCGAGATATCCAAAG aAAAATTCATGGAGCATATCATCACGTATCAGGAGTTTGCTGAGAGTCCAGCCATCATCGACAACCCTAACCTGGTCGTGAAGATCGCCAATAG ATATTACAACTGGACGCTTGCTGCACCACTGATCCTAAGCATGCAAGCATTTCAGAAGAATTTGCCAAAG GCGACCGAGGAGGCCTGGGTGAAGGAGAAGATGCCAAAGAAGTCTGGCCGCTGGTGGTTCTGGAGGAAGAGGGCCGACAGCACCGTCAAGCAG TCTGAGGCCAAGCTGGAGTCCAAGGAGGAGTCccagatggagggggagggccgGCCCTCCCTGTCCCAGGAGCAGAAGCTGGCCATGCA GCCCAAAGCCGGGGACTCGTCCAGCGACGAGGAGTCCAAGGAGGTGAGCGCCGCCTCCTGCCCAGAGAGGCTGCAGGGTCAGGGGGAGGCCCACGTGCACCCCAGCCCCCACGCCTACCGCAAGTCCCTACGCCTCTCCTCCAGCCAGATC GCCAGCCTGAAGCTGAAGGAAGGGCCCAACGACGTGACGTTCAGCATCACCACGCAGTACCAGGGCACCTGCCGCTGCGAGGGCACCATCTACCTGTGGAACTGGGACGACAAGGTCATCATCTCCGACATCGACGGCACCATCACCAA gtcTGACGTCTTTGGCCAGATTCTGCCACAGCTGGGCAAAGACTGGACCCACCAGGGCATCGCCAAGCTGTACCACTCAGTCGCAGA GAACGGCTACAAGTTCCTGTACTGCTCGGCGCGCGCCATCGGCATGGCGGACATGACGCGCGGCTACCTCCAGTGGGTCAACGACGAGGGCACCATCCTGCCCCGGGGCCCGTTGATGCTGTCTCCCAGCAGCCTCTTCTCTGCCTTCCACAG gGAGGTGATCGAGAAGAAGCCGGAGATCTTCAAGATCGAGTGCCTCACGGACATCAAGAACCTGTTCCTCCACAACAAGCAGCCGTTCCACGCCGCCTTCGGGAACCGGACCAAC GACGTCTTCGCCTACAAGGAGGTGGGGGTTCCTGTGTGCCGCATCTTCACCGTCAACCCCAAGGGGGAGCTGATCCAGGAGCAGACCCGGGGGAACAAGACCTC CTACTGCCGACTGAGTGAGCTGGTGGAGCATGTTTTCCCGCTGCTGAACAAGGAGCAGAACCAAGCGTTCTCCATGCCAGAGTACAGCTCCTTCTGTTACTGGCGCCAGCCCATACCTGACATCAACCCCGACGAGCATCTCTGA
- the emilin2a gene encoding EMILIN-2 has product MDWKWTIVTFFLKFYLTSGTPYDLFQGSAYTGVEDRHRNRNWCAYVVHKNVSCAVRGGVESFEEPVAAPCPPYQQNCDQQVTYRTQFRPMYKIAFKIVTRLEWKCCPGYQGQDCKDVKPTLNHQTVPRGSQPFYSPNPGHTTRHAQRPERRETGHHEARHGPGPDKVRHLEGEVKRLSQVVVDLQTALSGLTDNLRTDIQEDTNKMLVTLLNNLRPPGSVAPGAGREDENPVGLDGHQATRGEGAIGDRGIENIIARLDDMTHTMQSKDDALEELRGLVTSQESQIQLLMDAAQSQAPPPGVLEGGGGGDVSVPDLAILQTYVEGKMGQMRKEVDLNLEEQLGRQQSSCNDKIQSLQAICEEGQDQTLSRLTRLIDSKDAELRKEIHALRFDMVAADGPVRHLRQTLPPKQEPHGTDHKELWKEISRVAEANIILNGRMDNELAFLSESRPEEEYGQVIEELEARLNITQRNAETHCFYIEEKLSRAMEDQANELRQLLDERLNTMEDQFTGMLVEMSNSSGLFGDDGVDANRGETSGNKSPAKGPVVAFGRRGSDDVVGAGRSSPATASLDPILKDLGRCKKELEILHTDVGTNSEQLRNLEEIVERVSAGHLKSVNTMDGFQKGLVNIQNNVIALASSVKGVGDSMRIHNHELHRINSTCCHAGQSGLGTPTGSGPGAERAHYQQMEGLRNRLDTLNNRMSLELGRCKDNTQTVAHTISTVDGRLTRLEKVCERQAVASSNPIQIRDGIERKIASLQGSVQRTNATVGSHTGDIHSLRNTLQSVQVQLSALAKHVLKDVNEKQPGESHACRYIPYQSKTHIDNIYWFVLDELYGVDVVGMGTGEAGPPGFPRRMTVRRGVEDEAPVPLQGFAGAPGHLPVMPVSLKSHLSPVPVAAEIPWNRAPTVQSAVLADPSSTVEAVSFSVGLTQQYSLYGSTGPIRFNKVLVNDGGHYSTSTGMFTAPMDGRYLVSGVLTAGAGEPLVATLSVNNRSVQKLQSAVPPLLGTREVSGCGSCGGPVSFSLVLSLKKGHRVGLMQTAGKLASSDDLVARSTYSGVFLYTPQSRS; this is encoded by the exons ATGGACTGGAAATGGACCATTGTGACTTTTTTTCTCAAGTTTTATTTGACATCTGGGACTCCGTATGACTTGTTTCAGGGGTCAGCCTACACTGGAGTGGAAGACAGGCACAGAAATAG GAATTGGTGCGCGTACGTCGTGCACAAGAACGTGAGTTGCGCCGTCCGGGGGGGAGTGGAGAGCTTCGAGGAGCCCGTGGCTGCGCCCTGTCCCCCCTATCAGCAGAACTGCGATCAACAAGTGAC GTACAGAACTCAATTTCGGCCAATGTACAAGATCGCCTTCAAGATAGTCACACGGTTGGAGTGGAAATGCTGTCCTGGATATCAGGGTCAGGACTGCAAAGATGTGAAACCAACTCTCAACCATCAAACAGTACCACGAGGATCCCAGCCCTTCTACTCTCCAAATCCTGGACATACCACCAGACATGCACAAA GGCCAGAGCGGAGGGAGACGGGCCACCACGAGGCCAGGCACGGCCCAGGCCCCGACAAGGTGCGccacctggagggggaggtgaagcGCCTCTCGCAGGTGGTGGTCGACCTCCAGACGGCGCTGAGCGGCTTGACGGACAACCTGCGCACGGACATCCAGGAGGACACCAACAAGATGCTGGTGACCCTGCTCAACAACCTGCGGCCGCCGGGCAGCGTGGCGCCGGGGGCCGGCCGCGAGGATGAGAACCCGGTGGGGCTGGACGGTCACCAGGCCACCAGGGGAGAGGGCGCCATCGGAGACAGAGGCATCGAGAACATCATCGCCCGGCTGGACGACATGACCCACACCATGCAGAGCAAAGACGACGCCTTGGAGGAGCTCCGTGGGCTGGTGACGAGCCAGGAGAGCCAGATCCAGCTGCTCATGGACGCCGCGCAGTCTCAGGCGCCACCGCCCGGCGTGctggagggcggcggcggcggcgacgtgtCGGTGCCCGATCTGGCGATCCTCCAGACCTACGTCGAAGGCAAGATGGGGCAGATGAGGAAGGAGGTGGATCTGAacctggaggagcagctggGAAGGCAGCAGAGCTCCTGCAACGACAAGATCCAGAGCCTGCAGGCCATCTGCGAGGAGGGCCAGGACCAGACTCTGAGCCGCCTCACCAGGCTGATCGACTCAAAGGACGCCGAGCTGAGGAAGGAGATCCACGCGCTGCGCTTCGACATGGTGGCGGCGGACGGACCCGTGCGCCACCTGCGCCAGACCCTGCCCCCCAAACAGGAGCCGCACGGCACCGACCACAAAGAGCTGTGGAAGGAGATCAGCCGTGTGGCCGAGGCCAACATCATCCTGAACGGGCGCATGGACAACGAGCTGGCCTTCCTGTCCGAATCGCGACCGGAGGAAGAGTACGGCCAAGTCATCGAGGAGTTGGAGGCGCGCCTGAACATAACGCAACGGAACGCAGAGACGCACTGCTTCTACATCGAAGAGAAGCTGAGCCGTGCGATGGAAGACCAAGCCAATGAGCTCCGGCAGCTCCTGGACGAGCGTCTCAACACTATGGAGGACCAGTTCACGGGCATGTTGGTTGAGATGAGCAACAGCTCCGGACTGTTTGGGGACGACGGCGTGGACGCTAACCGGGGGGAGACCAGCGGCAACAAGTCCCCCGCCAAAGGCCCGGTTGTGGCCTTCGGACGCCGCGGCTCTGACGACGTGGTCGGTGCTGGACGGTCATCTCCTGCAACGGCCAGTCTGGATCCCATTTTGAAAGACTTGGGTCGCTGTAAGAAAGAGTTGGAAATTCTCCACACCGACGTCGGCACAAATTCGGAACAACTCCGGAACCTGGAGGAGATCGTGGAGAGGGTGTCAGCGGGTCACCTGAAGAGTGTCAACACGATGGACGGCTTCCAGAAGGGGTTGGTCAACATCCAGAACAACGTGATCGCCCTGGCCAGCAGTGTCAAAGGCGTGGGCGACTCGATGAGAATACACAACCACGAGCTCCACAGAATCAACTCGACGTGCTGCCACGCAGGGCAGAGCGGCCTGGGCACCCCTACAGGGTCAGGTCCCGGGGCAGAAAGAGCCCATTATCAGCAGATGGAAGGGCTCCGGAACAGGCTTGATACACTCAATAACCGCATGTCATTGGAACTGGGTCGTTGCAAAGACAACACCCAAACCGTGGCGCACACCATTTCGACCGTCGACGGTCGTTTGACCAGACTGGAAAAGGTGTGCGAAAGGCAGGCCGTGGCTTCCAGTAACCCCATCCAAATCAGGGATGGCATTGAGAGGAAGATTGCCAGTCTCCAGGGCTCTGTCCAGAGGACCAATGCCACGGTTGGGTCCCACACTGGGGACATCCATTCTCTGCGGAACACCCTGCAGAGTGTGCAGGTACAGCTCTCTGCATTGGCCAAGCACGTGCTAAAGGACGTGAATGAAAAACAGCCAGGTGAGTCACATGCATGCAGATATATACCTTATCAGTCTAAAACTCACATCGATAATATATATTGGTTTGTACTGGATGAGCTGTA TGGTGTTGATGTtgtggggatgggg ACCGGGGAGGCCGGACCCCCGGGCTTCCCGCGCAGGATGACCGTGAGGAGGGGTGTGGAGGACGAGGCCCCCGTGCCCTTGCAGGGCTTCGCCGGAGCTccag GCCATCTTCCAGTGATGCCTGTGTCGCTCAAGTCTCACCTCAGTCCAG TTCCTGTTGCAGCAGAGATCCCCTGGAACAGAGCTCCGACAGTCCAGTCCGCAG TACTGGCAGACCCCAGCTCTACGGTGGAGGCAGTCTCCTTCTCCGTGGGCCTCACTCAGCAGTACTCCCTCTATGGAAGCACTGGCCCCATCCGCTTCAACAAAGTGCTGGTCAATGACGGTGGACACTACAGCACCAGCACAG GAATGTTCACCGCACCGATGGACGGGCGCTATCTGGTGTCGGGCGTGCTGACGGCCGGGGCAGGGGAACCCCTGGTGGCGACGCTGTCCGTTAACAACCGCAGCGTCCAGAAGCTGCAGAGTGCTGTTCCCCCGCTACTGGGGACGAGGGAGGTTAGCGGTTGCGGCAGCTGCGGAGGCCCCGTGTCGTTCAGCCTCGTCCTGTCTCTGAAGAAGGGCCACCGTGTGGGCTTGATGCAGACCGCCGGCAAGCTGGCCTCGTCCGACGACCTGGTGGCACGCTCCACGTATAGCGGCGTCTTCCTCTACACGCCGCAGAGCAGGAGCTAA